The Triticum urartu cultivar G1812 chromosome 6, Tu2.1, whole genome shotgun sequence genome includes the window GCTTTTTCTGACAGAGGGAGTATTCACCTAGAGAGACGACATTCAAATGACGAGCCCGACGAGGGGCAGCAACATGACCCCAGTGGCTAGGTTTTCGAGAAACAATTAATTTGCGAGGCTTTTCACCAGGTAGCCTCTTTTTTAAGCAAGTAGAACGGGCGGGCAAAATCACGTGAGATCTGTTATCTAAATGGGACTGACTCGGCTCCAGAACAGGCATCATAAACAAAAAGATCCATTCCATTCCCAGGTCGAAAGGGGCGACACACTATACACTGAAGCACAGGGGTACATACGTCAATGCAAGCAAATGAAGTGCAAGAGTAAGTGACAGGGCCAGCGCCCGAGCAAGTTCATTTCCCTTCCTGTCAGTTGGAATATTGCCTACACAAATCTCAGATAGCAGACTGCAGTTCAGAGCTGATAGCAGACTACACAAGTTCACACCACATTTGCTACAAGTTCACACCACATTTGACCAGGGCGTGATGTATATAGATTATAGAATGGAACAACCTACAACAAAGCAACCAATGCAATCAGCCAGACTGATCTAATCTCCATTCACGGGAAAAACTTTTAAACTTATCTCACAGTTTTTGTTTGATTCAGACAGTATAGCTTCAACATTGCAGAAATTGCGCCAAAAGCAAAAAATTGAATCAACTCTGCATTATTGGACAGAACCAACATTATATAGAAAGAACAACAAAAGGTGACCAATTAATCTGTAGCAGCACACCGCCAATTCCTATTGTTAGAATTCTTAAGTTTCTGGCTACAGTCTTATCATTTTAATCATGCGTTCAGTTCAAAAATTATTAAACATCTATAATGACCAAAATCGAAGAACATAGAATGTACACAAACCACACCAACAGCCAACATTTTGTAGAAGAACAGGGCCCCGCCTTGGTCCTTTTCATCAAAAACAAAAACAACATTCTATATTTCCCTGCGTGAAAAACGGAAGGTAAAGGAAGCAATGATTAGGCAACTCAGCTTCGTATAACAGCAAAAAGGGGAAGAAACATGACTTCCAGGTCAACATTTGCCTCCTTTTTTACCCACAAGTCACATAGCTGCTTCTTACGACAGCATAACACTCCCATTCTTGGACCATTCCTACTTAAGCTACTCAACAGATAAGAGGCAAACATACTAAACTGAATAATATTTTCTGGCCACATGATCAGGATGAATTGAACAAGAACAACCACAATTGACTTGCAACCGCCCTGTTTAAACTGCTCAACAAAATATGATCAGCTTGATGGTAGTATACTAAACTGAAATAACCTTTTCTGGCCACATGATCAGGATGAATTGAACAAGAACAACCACAATGGACTTGCAACCTCCATGCTTAAACTGCTCGACGACCAGCTTGATAGTTGTATCTTCGAAAAGGCAACATCAGCAGACTTCAGATGATGGATTTTGTCCACTATGCAATGTAACACTAATGCGCGTGGCACACTTAAGAGATCAGTTTGTCCTCGCCAGCGATCGACAACATTCTGCCACGATCTGTAAAGATACCAAGCACAAAACTCATGACCAACTTAAGACTTTATAATTTGCTCTGCCATGTACCTTttcttagttcaaaagattccaTGGGTGGATTTCAGATATGACCTTTAGTTATGCCAGAAAAAGAAAATAACATACAGTTTTTGAAGAAAATCTAAAGCCATGTAACAGGACAATATTATATCAACAAGTCTATTTGATTGTTTGGTAATCTCCAATTTAGCCTAGAAGCAAGTTCATGCTTCATCATCTACTTGACCAATCAATGGCTCTAGAGAATGGAGAAACTTCATTCTGGGGGTAATATGCAATTGGCTTACTCCCAAAATGGTCCGCGTATATAGCACATGAGTCCACATTCGCCAATGCATGAAAGAAGAGATGCCTTCTATTTTAGGATAGCATAATGTTGAGTACTTGACATCATTTTTCCATGTTTGCGGTAAGCGCGTAAAACATCTGAGTTACATGCACTTAAACTAAAATATGTTCTTGAGATGATTTACAGATGGCAAACGTTTTATGATGAGATTAAACTAGATCTTGGATCGCTGCATCTCTAATTGTATGCCCAAAAAGTCTGAAAATGCCAATTAGTCCTTCTGAAGATGAGATCGACACTGAACTTCAGATTTCAGGAAAGACTACACTCTTAGTTTAGTTTGAACTGGCCGAGTCAAGCATTATCTAGACAGTAACTTACATCAACATCATCAGGATAAATTCGACAAAAAAAAGCACAATTGATTATAACGACTTGCATGATCAGTATGTAAGCTGCTCAGCAGAGAATAAACGACTCCAAGGTCAGTTAGTCATAGACTCATAGTGATAACATTCTGCCATGATCTAAAAAGACACCGTGCACAAAAATAATAACCAAAAGTTCAGCTCAGCATTCCACTTTGGTGAGGGGTATGTACTAGTACTAAATATGAAGGTTACAAGAGCCTGATACGTGAGCTACAGCCATATGCTAGAAAAGAGAAGTGTCCTTTTTCTACTACCCCTATAAAAGCAAGAGAGGGCGGAGAACCAGATCATCCTATTCATCGACCTGCAATCCGATGGTCTACATCACTCCAGCATACTAAACGCGTTTTATGCTTTAATTACCCACCATGCCATTGCCTTAATTATTTACCCACCATGCCATTGTCTTAATTATTTACCCACCATGTCCATTGGATTAACATCGTCCCGAACACGTCGCTGCCCTCTCGCTACCACGCCGTCGGGGCAGTTTGGCCACCGCCCCACACCTCGCCCCACCTCTTCCCTACAACCTCTGCGCCAGCCACGCCTCGACCGCCGCCGGACAACCTCCACATGTGCCTGTCCACAAGCGCCGCTGGACAGCCGCTCCGTCCACGCGCCACGCGCCGCCGCGCCGTCCGCACTCGCGCTGCCCGGACCATCGCGCCGCCCAGCGCCCGCACCGCCCACGCGCCGACCGGGCCGCCACGTCCACTCCAAGGATCAGTGTTGAGGACGCCGCCCGCGTCGCCATCTCCCCCTTCGAGGACTCCATCGACGGCATCAGCGGCAACCTGTTCGACGCCTACGTCAAGCGTAAGTAACCGTCATCAGTCGATTCTTGAGCTGTTGATTGATTCTTGGTCTGTTCTTGCGTCTTTTTGATCTGTTCTTGCGTCTTCTTGAGTTGTTGATTGATTTGTTTTGGGCGTGGATGCAGCCTACTTCATGGGCGTGCGCCGGCCGGTGCGCAAGGGCGACCGCTTCGTGGTGCACGGCCACATGCACGCCGTGAAGATCAAGGTCGTCGACACGGACCCTGACGAGTGCGTCATCGTGGCAGCGGGCATGCAGGTCTTCTGCAACGACGCCAACCCGGTCAAGCGGGAGGACGAGGGGAGGCTCGACGGCCCGGGCTACGATGACATTGGCGGCGTCCGCAAGCAGCTCGCGCAGATCCGGGAGCTGGTCGAGCTGCCGCTGGGCGTGAAGCAGCTCGCGCCACCCCAAGCTGTTCAAGACGCTGGGCGTGAAGCCACCCAAGGGGATCCTGCTCTACGGCCCGCCCGACACCGGCAAGACGCTGCTCGCGCGCGCCATCACGGCCGAGTCGGGCGCCAACTTCGTCGTTGTCAACGGGCCGGAGATCATGTCCATGATGGCCGGCCAGAgcgaggacaacctgcgcaaggTGTTCGCCCAGGCCGAGGCCCGGGCGCCGTCCATGATCTTCATGGACGAGATCGACGCCATCGCGCCCAACCGCGAGAAGACGCACGGCGAGGTGGAGCGCCGCGTCGTGTCCCAGCTGCTCATGCTCATGGACGGCCTCCGCCCGCGCGTGCAGGTCATGGTCATCGGCGCCACCAACCGCCCCACCAGCCTCgacctcgcgctccagcgcttcAGCCGCTTCGACAAGGAGATCGATATCAGCGTGCCCGACGAGGTCGGCCGCCTCGATATCCTCCGCATCCACTCCAAGGACATGCCCCTCTCGGACGACGTCGACCTGGAGCGCATCAGCAAGGACACGCACTGCTTCGTCGGCGCCGACCTCGCCGTGCTCTGCTCCGAGGCGGCCTTCCAGTGCATCCGCCAGAAGATGGACGTGATCGACCTCGAGGCGGACACCATCGACGTGGAGGTGCTCAACTCCATGTCCGTGATCATGGACGACCTGGTGCACGCCAAGGAGGTGACCAAGCCGTCGGCGCTGCGGGAGACGGGTCTGGTGGAGGTCCCCAAGGTGTCGTGGGTGGCCTGGAGGATGTCAAGCGGGAGCTCCAGTAGACGGTGCAGTACCGTACCGGGTGGAGCACCCGGAGATGTTCGAGCTCTTCGGCATGGAGCCGTCGCGGGATGTGAGCTCCTCGACTGTGACGTCGCCGGGCGACGTGCTGCTTGTCACCTCGATGTCCGCCAGGACGGTGTCGGCCTTGCGGTTGATATCCGCCGGCGGCGGTCCTTAGCCCACACCTTGAACGTGTCCCGCGGCAATGGCGATGCCTCCGCCCTGATGCACACCACGGACGCGGTCGCGCCGGGGCCGAGCACACTGCCGACCAGGCGGAACGCGCGGTCATCCTCCTCCCTGAGCAGCAGCCGCCAGATGGGGCAATGGAGCACGCTTATGTATCTTGACGAAGATCTCCCTCCGCGAACTGCCCTTCGCCACCGTTGCGCCCCTTCTCCGGCCGATTGATGCGCGACGATCTCTTCCTTCGCTAGGGCATGGAGGAGCGACTCAGCAGCCAGCCTCGGCTTATTGGTGCTCTGCTGGTCGAACCTCTCCATCGCCGCCTGTGAGTCCTCCGAACCAGCTGCAACCTGCATCCTCCCCTTCACCTCTGTCTTTCTCCAGTGTCTCTGCTGAGCTGTAACTGATCCCAGCATTTAGGAAATGGCTTTGTAATCTCCATAGAATGTATACCTTCTTACTTCTATCATGAAGTCTCAACTAAGTATGGGCTGATTTTTTACTAGCGTAGGAGCAAGACCACTGACTAGCGGTGTTCTGGATAATTTACTAGCCACTGAAGTCCAACATCTAGACGACATAAGAAGAAAGGTAATAAGTAAGTCTTCTGCTAAATGAAGGGCTTGGGAATGTCACTAATCAGAATGTATACCTTCTTCTATCATGAAGTCTCAACTAAGTATGGGCTGATTTTTTACTAGCGTAGGAGCAAGACCACTGACTAGCGGTGTTCTGGATAATTTACTAGCCACTGAAGTCCAACATCTAGACGACATAAGAAGAAAGGTAATAAGTAAGTCTTCTGCTAAATGAAGGGCTTGGGAATGTCACTAATCAGGATTGGCAAGCTCAAAACAAGGAGGTTAGGATGTGATTGCTTAGAAGTTCATATATGTTCTGTTTCAAGTCAGCATTAGTGATTACCAACTTAACAAGAGAATGTGCAGGTTATCAATGGCAAACCACTAGATTCAAATTTCAGGATTACAAATAACAAATGCACTTGGACACCTTCAGGTTACAATCAGAAACTCTTGTATTTAGGATCATGCGCATATTGAATGTAAAGTAATGTTTTTAATCACCCATGTGTTCATCTTTCAGATTAGAAAAAAAAGATGACCTGAAGAGCTCCATGAAGTCAGTTGTGATGTTGCAATAAAATAATCAATGACATAGGTTTCGCTGGTAAGCCATCTGAGCAAGACAAATTGGTGCAATCCTAATATGTCATTTTTCTTTAATTTGCTTATGCATGTTCTTATACTGATTTGTTCTGAATGTTTGCGGCAGAATGACTTCTGCAATGAAGCTTCTAACCTTTATGGGGATGAAGCTGCATGTCTCTCTCCATTCCAACTGTGCAACACATTTATCGTTTATAAGACAATAAAAAACATAATTCTTCATTGGTGTACATGTGCTTGACTTATCAAAGCTCATATTCAAGTGCTTAATATTCATGACTGTTATATATTTTGGAGGTAAGCAGTCAGGGAACAAACAGACATGTCATTTAAATAATACTATTTCACAATGAAATGATCTAACTATCTCAAAAAAATAACTATGCATCTAGCTAAGTTGTTCTTGTGAAGTGTTATTTTTTTTATCAGAACAGGGTAATGAGTTTTGACTGTTACGGCCAGGCGTTTATCATTTCGTGTGCCATATATGTAATTAAGTTTGATTAGAAAACCATTCGGATATGTAGCACATTGACCGACATCCAATATTTTTTTTCTCATATTAAATCACTCTTTTGAATGTCCTAAAAATCGGAATATATAGGTATATTTAAATTTCCTGCATTTTTGTGGTTCCATAAATTTCATCCACTGATATTTCATAGTTCCAGGTTTTCAGTTTTCTACTGCTCCAATTAATTATGAATACATGTGGAGTTCATCACTCAGAAAGTGAACCTTTGGCTTGCTGAAACCATCAAGGAAGATGCTACAGAAGCTCTAATCACCTTGCACAAACAGGGTGCACAGGATAAATAGGACACATGAAGCAGCTGTGAACATGAGGCATCAAGTTAGCAGGGTAAGCTCGAAGCCAATAGTTTCTGTTGTTCGCACTGAGATTTAACCTCTTGTTTTTTCTTCTCAGTGAGACACTTCTAGGAAACCTTGAAGGGTTCTTCTTAGATCCTGGATGCCAAAGAAAACTATGCAAATCAAGTGACCAGCAATTATGCTCGCAAAAAAAGGGCGGCGGAGATTGCTGCAAGAGGTTTGCATTTTCATTTGGCCCAAACCATGTTGACTTTCGGCTGGAAAGTAGTTACCATGTCATATGAATTGTTACCTTGGCTGTTTTTCATTGTTGTCATTTTCTTACACCGCCATTAAGAACTATAACTACAGACAAAGTGTTTTGATTGGGAATATATGTATCTTAGAAAAGAGCATTAGTCAAGCCGTGCGTTGCATGTGCAAACTTACTATAACAAAAAGAAAATCTGAAGCAAGGTTACAGAATAATATAAGATCACCAAGTTTGCGTGCACATTTAGCAATACAACAGATCCATGTCATGGCCCTTAACAACTAAAACATGAAACATAAAAGTACATTGCCTTTTTCCATGCCACATATTCAGTTTTCACTAGCATACAAAAAATTGTATGCATAATTGTTAATGAACCAGAACCAATTGACTAAGCAAGCATACAGAAGCTGTAAAGAAAATGAAAGACAACAGATAAGCAAGGGCCAGTATCATACCTGGAGTGTAGAAGCTCATGTAGGGTAGGACGCTAAAGTAGACCCCAGGCTCATCAACCTTCTTAAGCTGCCCAGAGCTGAGCTTGATCATAAATAAGCCAGCACCTGTGCAAACAAAGATGACACCCACACCCTCTGCAGACCCAACAACAAATGGTTTCTCATCTTGTTTGGCAACAGGTACCGTTTTCTCCAGTTCGATGACCCTGTACTGCACCCATTCTGCAGGTCCTTCCGTATCCACCTTCCTTGACCACATATAGAGGCTGGAATCCTTAATGTAGGCAAAGCCAAGTGAATTGTTCTCCTCCATCGCCATGAGGGCAATGTAATACATGGTGTGCGGCGGCGGGTCAATCATGGATAAGCTGTTCTTGCCCAAGTCATACTTGACGATTGCATTACCCAGCCGAACTGTGAAGTAGACTGCATCTCCGACAAGGGTGCCTCGCTTAGGGTGGAGATAGGGTGTGTAGCAGCGTCTATATGCTTCTCCCTCTCGCATGTGCTTTACAAAGGTTTCACAACTGTTGTCGAGACACACCGGCTCGGTCCATGCCCCTGTCTCCGACGAGTAGACGCTCGCGCATATGGTGTCCTCGTAGTCGTGGGTGGCGGCGAAGAGCACGCGGAAGGGGCCGCCGTGGCAGTCGAGGTGGTCGCAGCCCTCGGCGGCGCAGAGCACTGCCGCGGACTCGATGAGCCACTCGATGTCCGGGGCGGGGACGGCGTGGCGGTCGCCCGTGATGGGGTCCCAGACGAGGTAGTCCATGTCATCGTGCTCCAGCATGCGGACGAGGACGCGGCCGTGGCGGCAGTCGAGGGGGCGCGTGCGGCGGCCGTCGGAGCTCGGGTGGGGGAAGTCCGGCACGGAGGTGGTGGAGGCGAAGCGGGCGGGCGCGTCCCCGTCGATCACCCTGAGCCTGTGGAGGAGGCCGAGGAGGGGAGGGGCGCCGTGGAAGGCGCGGTAGCGGCGGAGGAAGCCCGGGTCGCAGAGGATGCGGAGCCACGGCTTGCAGACGAGGGCCGCGCGGAAGAGGTGCTCCGTCTCGTCCggcgggaggcggaggagtaTCTCGGCGGTGACATCGTCGATCAGCGGCGCCATTGACGGCGGAAGCGAGGGTTTTGGGTGGGGATTGGGGGAAGAGTCGGAGCAGAACGAGGCAGGTTGGGCTCTTCAACGGTTCAACCAGAACCGGCTTCAGCCTTATTTTGACGTGGCCATCTGGGCCGTGCCAGCTGGTCCAGCCCGTTAGCACACAGGCACGGCACGAGCTGAACGGGCCATGCCCCGGCACGGGGCACGCCAGGGAACATCGGCCGACACGACATGGCCCgtttaacatttttttaaaatttatATATATGGTATAAAAGAGAAAAAGTCCAAAACAAACCTTGAAGTTGTAGACAAAAGCTAAGTCAAACCTTGAGCTTTGAATTCCGGAAATTGGCATTCTGAACTTGTAATCCCGGTCTATTTTGGACCCTAGACCTGTCTGGTACACTGGGAATACTATAATCCCGACCGTGATAACCCGCTACTCTCTCACGGACAAGAATTTGGGCCGGCCCACTTTAACACAACAAGAATTCGTGAAGACTTAAAAATGTTCAC containing:
- the LOC125516471 gene encoding uncharacterized protein LOC125516471, translated to MAPLIDDVTAEILLRLPPDETEHLFRAALVCKPWLRILCDPGFLRRYRAFHGAPPLLGLLHRLRVIDGDAPARFASTTSVPDFPHPSSDGRRTRPLDCRHGRVLVRMLEHDDMDYLVWDPITGDRHAVPAPDIEWLIESAAVLCAAEGCDHLDCHGGPFRVLFAATHDYEDTICASVYSSETGAWTEPVCLDNSCETFVKHMREGEAYRRCYTPYLHPKRGTLVGDAVYFTVRLGNAIVKYDLGKNSLSMIDPPPHTMYYIALMAMEENNSLGFAYIKDSSLYMWSRKVDTEGPAEWVQYRVIELEKTVPVAKQDEKPFVVGSAEGVGVIFVCTGAGLFMIKLSSGQLKKVDEPGVYFSVLPYMSFYTPASVCLLSQLVLVH